One region of uncultured Methanolobus sp. genomic DNA includes:
- a CDS encoding HAD-IC family P-type ATPase — protein MTNDNEIQCKSKGDEHRVSLEEVLKKLNATTEGLSTEEANRRINLCGKNVFEETGKQSLLVRYFKQYRNFFSLLLLFGSILSFIAEWLDPGQGNIFIAIALLGVVVINGTFTFIQEYQAERIMASFRNLIPPKTKVLRDGEITEILATDLVVGDIIFLEEGDKIPADGRLIEENSLKVDNSPITGEAEPQLRSLDCTHPNILECRNMVFSGTLVQTGNGKAVIFGTGSDTQIGKLAALTEQTSSVDTPIRRELNHFIKIISTIAIFLGISFFIVGFLIQDTFLANLIFAIGIIVANVPEGLLPTVTLALSLASKRMAKRNALIKQLESVETLGSTTVICTDKTGTLTQNKMAIHSVYTGSGVLDVENKAEPPEMLLRVATICNNSRLTEEKPGYKGDPTEGSLLVYSSEFTDIDRMKEDYPRASEYPFDSKKQRMQVICKTPEGAMEAYMKGAPEVILDMCSHVLVDGKEETLDDNQKKDLAAEHLEMAKRGERVLSFAYRKADSVKEYEDGFVFLGFAGAVDPPRPEASEAIKKCHLAGIKVVMITGDHPVTARSIAATVGLTSDHEEPVLITGAELEELSTEELSQRLKAPSIVFARTSPVQKLKIVRAFQEAGEIVTMTGDGVNDAPAMKNADMGVAMGSGTDVAREAADMVLLDDNFATIVNAIEEGRTVFDNIKKFIAYILTSNIPEILPFIAFVLLALPLPMNVQLILAIDLGTDILPALSLAVEKGEGDIMKRPPRSKDEKLLTPQVLLTSYGIKGPIEAAAGFACYFAVLFDGGWTWGQQLPYSDPIYMQAITAFFAAVIVCQIANVFTSRTRRQSVLTKGFLSNRMVLLGIASELLILALIIYNPFANLIFNTAAISLHYVLIAVPFALLLLGVDELRKYSIRKDSAFVSRFFKW, from the coding sequence TTGACAAACGATAACGAGATCCAATGCAAATCCAAAGGTGATGAACACAGGGTTTCATTAGAAGAAGTTCTGAAGAAACTCAACGCGACAACTGAAGGCCTGTCTACAGAAGAAGCAAACCGCAGAATCAACCTTTGTGGAAAGAACGTTTTCGAGGAAACCGGAAAACAAAGCCTGCTAGTCAGATACTTCAAACAGTACAGGAACTTTTTTTCACTTTTGCTATTGTTCGGCTCGATATTGTCATTCATAGCCGAATGGCTTGATCCCGGGCAGGGCAACATTTTCATTGCCATAGCTCTGCTTGGTGTAGTTGTCATTAATGGTACCTTCACATTTATCCAGGAGTATCAGGCAGAGAGAATAATGGCAAGTTTCAGGAATCTGATCCCACCGAAAACAAAGGTCTTAAGGGACGGAGAAATAACCGAAATACTTGCCACTGACCTTGTAGTCGGCGACATCATATTTCTTGAAGAAGGCGATAAGATACCTGCAGATGGCAGGCTTATCGAAGAGAATTCCCTGAAAGTCGATAACTCACCAATCACAGGAGAAGCCGAACCACAACTAAGGTCCCTTGACTGTACACATCCTAATATACTGGAATGCAGGAACATGGTTTTCTCAGGAACCCTGGTCCAGACAGGTAATGGTAAAGCAGTTATATTCGGCACAGGCTCGGATACTCAGATCGGTAAACTTGCAGCCCTGACAGAACAGACATCCTCGGTTGACACACCTATACGCAGAGAACTCAATCACTTTATCAAAATCATTTCAACAATCGCCATTTTTCTGGGAATATCCTTCTTCATAGTAGGATTCCTGATACAGGACACTTTCCTTGCAAACCTGATCTTTGCCATCGGAATTATCGTTGCAAATGTTCCTGAAGGCCTACTTCCAACAGTCACACTGGCACTGAGCCTTGCATCAAAAAGGATGGCAAAAAGAAATGCCCTTATCAAGCAACTGGAATCCGTTGAAACTCTTGGTTCCACCACGGTCATATGTACCGATAAAACGGGTACACTGACCCAAAACAAAATGGCAATACATTCTGTGTATACAGGTTCCGGCGTGCTTGACGTAGAAAACAAAGCAGAGCCTCCTGAGATGCTTCTGAGAGTTGCTACAATCTGTAACAATTCAAGGCTCACTGAAGAAAAACCGGGATACAAAGGCGATCCTACCGAAGGTTCACTGCTGGTCTATTCCAGTGAGTTCACTGACATTGATAGAATGAAAGAGGATTATCCGAGAGCTTCCGAATATCCATTCGATTCTAAAAAACAGAGGATGCAGGTGATCTGTAAGACACCTGAAGGAGCTATGGAAGCATACATGAAAGGTGCCCCGGAAGTAATTCTTGATATGTGCAGCCATGTCCTTGTGGACGGGAAAGAAGAAACACTCGATGATAATCAGAAAAAGGACCTTGCAGCCGAGCATCTTGAAATGGCAAAAAGAGGGGAAAGAGTCCTTTCATTTGCTTACAGAAAAGCTGACAGTGTTAAAGAGTATGAGGATGGATTTGTATTTCTGGGATTTGCGGGTGCTGTTGATCCTCCGCGCCCCGAAGCAAGTGAAGCAATCAAGAAATGCCACCTTGCAGGTATCAAAGTTGTTATGATAACAGGAGACCATCCTGTAACTGCACGCTCCATTGCTGCAACTGTTGGACTTACCAGTGATCATGAAGAGCCCGTATTGATAACAGGTGCGGAACTTGAAGAACTCTCTACAGAGGAGCTCTCACAAAGATTAAAGGCGCCAAGCATAGTATTTGCCCGCACTTCTCCTGTGCAGAAACTCAAGATCGTCCGCGCTTTCCAGGAAGCCGGAGAGATCGTAACAATGACCGGTGATGGTGTTAACGATGCTCCTGCCATGAAGAATGCCGACATGGGTGTTGCCATGGGGAGCGGCACGGACGTTGCAAGAGAAGCTGCAGACATGGTATTGCTCGATGATAATTTTGCAACCATAGTCAATGCCATAGAAGAAGGCAGGACTGTCTTTGATAATATTAAGAAATTCATTGCTTATATCCTTACAAGTAACATTCCTGAGATACTGCCGTTCATTGCCTTTGTGCTGCTGGCATTACCACTTCCTATGAACGTTCAACTCATCCTTGCCATTGACCTTGGTACGGACATACTTCCTGCCCTGTCACTGGCAGTAGAAAAAGGAGAAGGAGACATTATGAAGCGTCCTCCACGTTCAAAGGACGAGAAACTCCTGACGCCACAGGTACTTCTCACATCCTATGGTATCAAAGGGCCTATTGAGGCCGCTGCCGGGTTTGCATGCTACTTTGCTGTCCTGTTTGACGGAGGCTGGACATGGGGTCAGCAACTACCATACTCAGACCCAATCTATATGCAGGCGATTACAGCATTCTTTGCAGCGGTTATCGTATGCCAGATTGCAAATGTATTTACATCAAGGACAAGACGTCAGTCTGTACTTACAAAAGGATTCCTGAGTAACAGGATGGTACTTCTGGGCATAGCCAGTGAGCTGCTGATACTTGCACTCATTATCTATAACCCATTTGCAAACCTGATATTCAATACGGCAGCAATATCCCTGCACTACGTTTTAATAGCTGTGCCGTTTGCCCTGCTCTTGCTCGGAGTAGATGAGCTGAGAAAATATTCCATAAGAAAGGATTCAGCATTTGTAAGCCGCTTTTTCAAATGGTAA